The Arcobacter sp. LA11 sequence GTCTATCATAGGAGCTTTATATTTTTGTGTAGAAATTTCAGGCAGGGTTGGTTTCTCTTTTTTAATTTTTGGGGTTTGTATTTGTTTTTCCACATCTCCTATGTTTGGTACATTGGCTCCTAATAGAAATGATGCTGATAATACTGATAGTGTGATTACTTTTGTTAATTGTGTTTTCATATTTTTTTCCTTTTATTATTTTCTTTTAATTCTCATCCGCAACCACAAAAAACTGTTGCTCTACACCATTTGGAAGATTTACTCCACCATTTACTAAGTCTACTATTGAGTTTTTAGACAGGGGTACTCTTACTTCTTGATTAGCTTGTGTATTACTACTTGGTTGCTCATTTATAGCTTTTTTTATTTCTGCTAGGGTTACTATGGTATTGGCATTTTCTCCGCTATTTGTTTTTGAAACAATATTTATATTACTGTTTTGCACTCCTATGTTTTTTGCTAAGGTTGTAGTAGTTTGTTCCATTTGTGGTGTTTTTGGTTTTACTATCTCTAACTTTGGAGTTTTTCCACCAAGGTTTACTACTGTTTGTGGCAGTTTTACATCCACCTCTTGCTCATTAACAATGGCTGTAATTACTTCTTGGAGTTCATTACTGATAGTAGCTGTTGTCTTTCCTACGAGTTTATAGTTTTGGGCATCAACTCCACTTAGTTGTATTCTATCTTTTAAAAATACATTTTTTTCTTTTCCTTCTTGTGCATTTTCAAATAAACCTTCTAAAAGTTCCATATCAAGACTCACATCATCTTGAGCTACAATATCAGATTCATTAAGTCCATCTGCACTTACTACTGCATTTCTTGTTCCATCATAGATTTTATCTTCAGCTTGGAAATTGCTAAGTTCAAGCTCTTTTTTAGAAATATTTGCTGTTGCATCTGAACTTGAGACTTCATAGTTGTCTTTATCTGCTCCGGTAAGTTTGACACCACTTATACTAATTGTTTTATCAGTCCCTACATTTTTATCTTCAAAGTTTCCAGTTAAACTACTAAAGTCTTCACTTACAGTATCTCCATTAACTACACCAACTAATGTTGCAGTATCAGTTGTTAATGACGCAACTGTAGTTCCATCATAGACTTTATCTTTTGCTGTAACTCCATTTACACTAAGCTCTTTTTTCATAATGTCTGCATTTGTCATTGCTGTAGTTTCTATAAGTGAATAGTTATTTGCATCAGCTCCACTTAGAGCTATATTTGTAATATTTACTGTTTTTGTAGCTCCTGCATTTTTATCTGCAAAGCTTGCTTCTTGTGTTACATCAACACTATCATTTTCAATAAAGGCACCTTCTTCTTTACTTACAATAACATCAGTCGTTCCATCATAGATTTTATTGTCTGCTGTATAGTTAAGGGTTACACTTTTTGGTGTAATATCTGCTGTTAAACCAGTTACTGAATTCTCTTTCAATATATAATTGCCTGCATCAGCCCCATCAAAGTATATCCTTGAGAGAGTTACATCTTTAGTATCTCCTACATTTTTATCACTAAAGTTTCCATCAGCACCAGAAACCAATAAAATATCGCCAAGTATTTGACCTATGATAGTAGCTGATGATGTATCTATATTTACAGTAGTTAAACCATCATATACTTTATTTTCTGCATGTAGAGTATCTACCATAACCTCTTTTTGAGTAATACTAGCTGTTGTAGTTGCTGTAGTTTCTGTAAGGGTATAATTACCTGCATCTTCTCCACCTAAACTTAAATTTGAAATATTTACAGTTTTATCTTCTGCTACATTTTTATCTTCAAAGCTTGTAGTTACATGATTAAAGTCTGTAGTGACGGTGTCTCCATTAACTATTCCAACTAATGTTGCAGTATCAGTTTTTAATGACGCAACTGTAGTTCCATCATAGACTTTATCTTTTGCTGTAATTCCACTTACACTAAGCTCTTTGGGGTCTATTGTAAAATTACCATTTGTACTTGCACTATCTCTGATAAAACCATCTGCTAGTATTTTTATTGATATATTTGTATAATAACCTGCATCTACAAAACTGGTAATAGT is a genomic window containing:
- a CDS encoding YDG domain-containing protein, whose translation is GKYFDFLGADIQAGEWLIDPVNVTIDSTLASAIQTSLETGDVTISTDGNNTPDTAIGESGEDGNIYVESDITWSSDSDLTLSAYRDIYINASITSTNEVTSDGDPKAKLSLYYGQGAVSSNNEGNYYVNAPINLGQGSEFSTKQGSDGAVIDWTVITELGNEGSITGRDLQGMNGDLTKNYVLGANIDASETSTWDSEKGFDSIGDYNSRFTGNFDGLGHAINWLSINRPSTDYIGLFGYTSGSSLLKNVVVINATITAKNSVGGLVGSTFAGTISNSIFAGTVNGNDSVGGLVGSNQGTISNSYSTGTVSGSMDVGGLVGHSSRDISNSYSTATVNGNDSVGGLVGSTFAGTIINSYSTATVNGTSQVGGLVGVASDDPMTGGTVIEKSYSTGAVSGTSDVGGLIGVHNEAVVTNSYWDTQTSGQVSSAGGEGKTTQEMQTASTFTGWGITADGAYPTLVREDGVTSWRIVLPGTPVIYTLSDILTGYTYSGSQISLNSLWNTASIFDGTDYDDWIYGTDYSFMYDGNTITSFVDAGYYTNISIKILADGFIRDSASTNGNFTIDPKELSVSGITAKDKVYDGTTVASLKTDTATLVGIVNGDTVTTDFNHVTTSFEDKNVAEDKTVNISNLSLGGEDAGNYTLTETTATTTASITQKEVMVDTLHAENKVYDGLTTVNIDTSSATIIGQILGDILLVSGADGNFSDKNVGDTKDVTLSRIYFDGADAGNYILKENSVTGLTADITPKSVTLNYTADNKIYDGTTDVIVSKEEGAFIENDSVDVTQEASFADKNAGATKTVNITNIALSGADANNYSLIETTAMTNADIMKKELSVNGVTAKDKVYDGTTVASLTTDTATLVGVVNGDTVSEDFSSLTGNFEDKNVGTDKTISISGVKLTGADKDNYEVSSSDATANISKKELELSNFQAEDKIYDGTRNAVVSADGLNESDIVAQDDVSLDMELLEGLFENAQEGKEKNVFLKDRIQLSGVDAQNYKLVGKTTATISNELQEVITAIVNEQEVDVKLPQTVVNLGGKTPKLEIVKPKTPQMEQTTTTLAKNIGVQNSNINIVSKTNSGENANTIVTLAEIKKAINEQPSSNTQANQEVRVPLSKNSIVDLVNGGVNLPNGVEQQFFVVADEN